Genomic window (Maylandia zebra isolate NMK-2024a linkage group LG11, Mzebra_GT3a, whole genome shotgun sequence):
TATTACAACTTTAACGACTACTTAATTAACTTAAATGTTAGAATGTAAGATATAAGGTTTTACACTCCCACCTCAGGAGTATCTCCACATGCAGTCTGAACAAATATTACCACATTTTTTCAAGTGTGTGGTTGTTGGTACGACCATCACACATCTATTTTCTTAATTGCTTGTGCAAGTCAGGGATGCATGGGGCTGTAGAATATTCCAGCTGCAGGGTGAATGGACACCCTACACtgtaaaaacatatattttagcatttttacaGATTCATTGCAGGGCTAAGTAACTATTAATCTAAAGTGAAGCTAAATTTGATTGCAGATGCATTCACAGCTAGTAACAATTATGCTTAGTCATTTACCCAAATGTGCTGAAAGTGTCCTTTCTGTCTTGAACaaggaagaaaataaagaatagAACCAATGCAATGGAGTAAAAATATCAATAAAGTGTGCCATTTTCTAAAGATCTGTCAAGACTATTTCATAGCCTATACACATTATCATTCTTTAGAAAcagtgtttagtttattttctgcAATCCATTGCCAAACATATATAGATTTGCTCCTGTTTTCCTGAGATCATCTGCTGAGAGCTTGGATCAGAGGCCTGGCACACACCCCTCCTACACAATAATTCCTACCCTTGCATTTTCACATTGTCTTGTGGTGGCTAATAAGTACAGCAATGCACACATATGTAAACTATATGTAAGGTATTGCAGCTCGTTTGAACATGAAGCTAGAGAAAGGCTTCAACATGCTGTTGTTTCAGCAGCTAGTCCTGATGAACCGGCTGACCCCATCTTGTCCCCACTTCATCTGTTTCCTCTGCAGAAGCAGATACAGTAATGGGTTGTCGTCATCCTCTGGTAGCTAAAACAACTGTAATGTATCTTTCTGGCATTTTTTTCCAGACACCAGCTGGTAACATTCTGGTCAATCCATATATCTAATTTCCACTCCCAGATCTGCAGCTGTgaggctcctcctcctccgtgcTACTCCGCTCAGCCAATCCCCGTCTGCGGCAGCGGTGTCTGGCCACGCCCAACCCTAGCCTTAGCTCTGGAAACGCTCCAGCGATATAAATCCATTGTCCGGCACATTCACACCAGTCTGCGGTCGGCTCCTCGTGCTCACTAAACAGCTGCCTTTTTTTGCTACCCATTGTAAAACTTTTGCATCCATAATGAGGGAAATCGTGCACATCCAGGCCGGCCAGTGCGGTAACCAGATTGGTGCCAAGGTAAGAAAATATAATGCAAAGAATGTATGTTCTTAAAAGAAATAGAAtaaattctgtgtttttctgtcacatTTCACGTTTAATAATCAGGACATAGTTTAATCATTCGGCTTGTCTGGAAAAGAATTCTCAGTGAAGACAAAGGATACCCTTTTCTTTTCATGCACCATATATCTTTTAGCATATAAATATAACTGTAAATGTCAAGTGATCACTTTTGTGTgcgtctattttttttttttactaaatatTGTGCACTGCGGTAACTGGTGGGTGGGTGTGGAGCAGCAGAGCGCAGCCGCTCGTATTGAAGTAACGGTATAACGGGGGGCTCTTGTGTCTCGACTGGTTTTTGTTCACACAACGCCGGGCGTGTCTGCGTCCCCGGCACTTCAGATTCAGCTGACCTCAAGACACTGTCTCaggaaaagagacagaaaaagggagagagggaaaaaaatcagtCTATTCTTTACTTGTCAGATCTCCCCGCACTCGAGTTTCTTTGTCTTGCACAGCCAGATATGACTGGTATTCCAGACAATGAGTGGGGAGCTGGGCTTGAGAGGCCTACTTATGCCCCCCGCTAAAGACTGATGGATCAATAGTCCATACTGATTAGATTATTGATTTGGCAAGCTTTAAAGGAAGACTGCAGTTTGGGGTGCTTGGAAAGCAGAAGAGCTGTTGAAGGGTGTGGCATGGATAATTGGTCAACAAAAAATTctccctttatttattttttttaaaagctgcatATTAACAAAGACACGATCTAAATACTTATAATCAAGATTCACGtaactgcttttttaaaaatcaaattgTATATGTTTTTGCTGCATTTTAATTCTATATTCCAACAAAAAAGGGGGAGGGAGTCAAAGTCTGCATAGGCTCAGTTCATCACCCACCCATTTGTTATAGCAACAATTGCAGTCAGCTACAATAGGTTAGATAATGAGTGGCCCATTATTATCCCTGTTTTACTATCTCCTTTTGTTCTCCAGCTGATCATTTGCCACAGACAGCATATGTTTAAGTAGAACAGTAATCTCGCCCTGCTATTTAGATGGACTGTAGTTTAAAGACTACACTAACAATGGCCCATATTTTGCAGGATGCATCATTACTGCCATGATGTGCTGCTGACAGATGTTCTGTAAAACAGGGCCTTCTTTGCAATCAATGTCTTTCCTCCCCTAACCAAATTAGGAGAAGGGTGGGGGAGGAATGGAGGAAACAGCTGATGCACAGTGGGTGAAGTCACTGGGTTCTCAATTGACTTAATGTGCAGTTGCTGGCAATGTCTTGGTAGACTAATTTTaggaaataaatacaaattgtgCCCATTATATGTAATtctatttagtatttattgcAGTTGCACCAAAATCagttgcagtaaaaaaaaattaattaagttACTAAATTCAATTTATAAGTGCCTCCTTATTTAAGCCCACTGCTCCATTATTTCCTTTGTGTTAATGATATATGATGTAAAGATAGCTGCTTGTAGCCTGGAAGTGAGGATATTCTGGATTCCACCCCCCAAGGACTCATTGACTCAGATGTCCAGCGGGTATGATTGACAGAACTGCTGAAGGGCTACACTGTGGTGAATTAGGTCAGGGTGTGGCATTGCTTTTCTGCTTATTGTCCTCATTCTTTCACTGTGGTTATTTTCAGTCTTTATCTACTCTCGTGTCACTGTAGCTGTCCTagcattattttttctttattcttgtttttgattttgtgtttctttgttctgCTGTGTTGATCTTATCTTCTCCATATTAAGGTCACTTAATCATTTTTGCTTTACATGGCCTTATTTAGATGTCATGATACTTGGTCCACAGCTGACTCCCAATCTCTTAAGCAGTGCTCTGCTATACAGCCAGCTTATCCAGATTATTCCAAATCCTCGTATTGCGCTGTTAGCAGGAAATCGCCGGCTGTGTTGAAAAGAAATGTCTGAGTTGGACGATATCAGTAAATATGGTAGAGTAATACGCACTGACAAGATTTATTACGACATAAACACTCTAAAAAATCTGAATGTAGTCTTTAAACAGTGAACAAGACATGAATTCAGATCTGAAGGGAGTCAGTATCTTCAGTGTCGTCTGACTGCAAATGGATTTTATTTGCAGGTTGGCCCGCAGACGGATCTGTAGCGCCTTTGTTCCTCCCTCCTTTGCATTTTACATATGAAAGAACCGCATTCTGCTAAGTCATCACTCGACACTTACGGAAATCTCAAAAGCAGCGTTGTTGGGAATGGGTTCAGATATGGCTCgctgaaaaatggaaaaatccTGTCATTTccatcagaaaacaaaaatgcaaaccCACTGCTGTTTTCCTCATTTTCACCCCCACCCCCCGATCCCATGAACCGCACATCTAATGGGTAGATGTGTACTTTCGTTGCAAGTAACTGTCATGTGATATCTTCCATTTTGTGTCTGCAGTTCTGGGAAGTGATCAGTGATGAGCATGGCATCGATCCCACGGGGACTTACCATGGAGACAGTGACCTGCAGCTGGACAGGATCAGTGTTTACTATAATGAGGCCACAGGTTAGCTGTCTTCCTAACTCATGTTAATAAGTGAGGGTATATTATATATGGATTCATTTTTAACTTGACAATTTAATTCCAAAGTATGACACTACATCTCTTCTTGCATTCTCATCTCTACTGTACTGTTACTACACCTTTTCACCTATATCCAAAGGTCCTTCCTGTATTATTGAGCTGGTGTTTTTTTGCCCCCTTTTCTTTCtacttctctctctgtcttgctctcctcttcttctctttcgTGTGGAGGAGGTAAATACGTGCCTCGGGCCATTCTGGTGGACTTGGAGCCTGGCACCATGGACTCTGTGAGGTCTGGACCCTTTGGTCAGATCTTCAGACCTGACAATTTCGTGTTCGGTGGGTGCCTTAAAGACATATCTCATGCTCCTTTTTGATTTAAGGAAAAATGTTACTCACTTGAATGCCACTCCTTTTCCTTCAGGTCAGAGTGGTGCTGGAAACAACTGGGCCAAGGGTCACTACACAGAGGGAGCCGAGCTGGTGGACTCAGTCCTGGATGTGGTCCGCAAAGAATCAGAGAGCTGTGACTGCCTGCAGGGTTTCCAGCTCACCCACTCACTTGGTGGAGGAACTGGATCTGGTATGGGAACCCTGCTCATCAGCAAGATCCGCGAAGAGTACCCAGACCGTATTATGAACACCTTCAGTGTGGTGCCTTCTCCCAAGGTAACATCTCCTTGTGATAGCACATGATAGATTtttggttttaattatagtttcTTTGGCCTGAGGTTTCTCCTAAGATCTTGAAACTAAATAGAAGTTCTGTGTTCGCAGGTGTCAGACACTGTGGTCGAGCCTTACAACGCCACCCTGTCGGTCCACCAGCTTGTAGAGAACACAGATGAAACCTACTGCATCGATAACGAGGCTCTGTATGACATTTGCTTCCGCACCCTGAAACTAACCACACCCACCTACGGAGACCTTAACCATCTGGTGTCCGCCACTATGAGCGGGGTCACCACCTGCCTCCGCTTCCCTGGCCAGCTCAATGCAGATCTGCGCAAACTGGCCGTCAACATGGTGCCTTTCCCTCGTTTGCACTTCTTCATGCCTGGCTTCGCTCCTCTGACCAGCAGGGGCAGCCAGCAGTACCGCGCCCTCACAGTTCCCGAGCTCACCCAGCAGGTGTTTGATGCCAAGAATATGATGGCCGCGTGCGACCCACGCCACGGCCGCTACCTGACAGTTGCCGCCGTGTTCCGTGGCCGCATGTCCATGAAGGAGGTCGATGAGCAGATGCTCAATGTGCAGAACAAGAACAGCAGCTACTTCGTTGAATGGATCCCCAACAATGTCAAGACCGCAGTTTGCGATATTCCACCCCGTGGCCTCAAGATGGCCGTCACTTTCATCGGCAACAGCACTGCTATCCAGGAGCTGTTCAAGCGCATCTCCGAGCAGTTCACAGCCATGTTCCGCCGTAAGGCCTTCTTGCACTGGTACACAGGGGAAGGTATGGATGAGATGGAGTTCACTGAAGCGGAGAGCAACATGAATGACCTGGTGTCAGAGTACCAGCAGTACCAGGATGCCACTGCGGAGGAAGAGGGTGAATTTGAGGAGGAAGCTGAAGAGGATGCTTAAAGGTCAAGATGTGAAGGTCAAGAAATCATcgccaaaacagaaaataatcaaAACGGAACAACCACAAGTAACCAAGAAACCAACATAGTGTCAAGATCACTGCTAGAATAAAATTTTAGTGTCTGTTAGTTTTACCTTGTCATTGAGTGCAAATAAAGTTGTCGACTGAGAACTCATTTGCCTCTCATTCCTCTTCGCACATACATGCTTTTCATCAGTTTAGCCA
Coding sequences:
- the tubb5 gene encoding tubulin beta-5 chain isoform X2, translating into MREIVHIQAGQCGNQIGAKFWEVISDEHGIDPTGTYHGDSDLQLDRISVYYNEATGKYVPRAILVDLEPGTMDSVRSGPFGQIFRPDNFVFGQSGAGNNWAKGHYTEGAELVDSVLDVVRKESESCDCLQGFQLTHSLGGGTGSGMGTLLISKIREEYPDRIMNTFSVVPSPKVSDTVVEPYNATLSVHQLVENTDETYCIDNEALYDICFRTLKLTTPTYGDLNHLVSATMSGVTTCLRFPGQLNADLRKLAVNMVPFPRLHFFMPGFAPLTSRGSQQYRALTVPELTQQVFDAKNMMAACDPRHGRYLTVAAVFRGRMSMKEVDEQMLNVQNKNSSYFVEWIPNNVKTAVCDIPPRGLKMAVTFIGNSTAIQELFKRISEQFTAMFRRKAFLHWYTGEGMDEMEFTEAESNMNDLVSEYQQYQDATAEEEGEFEEEAEEDA
- the tubb5 gene encoding tubulin beta-5 chain isoform X1, whose product is MREIVHIQAGQCGNQIGAKFWEVISDEHGIDPTGTYHGDSDLQLDRISVYYNEATGGKYVPRAILVDLEPGTMDSVRSGPFGQIFRPDNFVFGQSGAGNNWAKGHYTEGAELVDSVLDVVRKESESCDCLQGFQLTHSLGGGTGSGMGTLLISKIREEYPDRIMNTFSVVPSPKVSDTVVEPYNATLSVHQLVENTDETYCIDNEALYDICFRTLKLTTPTYGDLNHLVSATMSGVTTCLRFPGQLNADLRKLAVNMVPFPRLHFFMPGFAPLTSRGSQQYRALTVPELTQQVFDAKNMMAACDPRHGRYLTVAAVFRGRMSMKEVDEQMLNVQNKNSSYFVEWIPNNVKTAVCDIPPRGLKMAVTFIGNSTAIQELFKRISEQFTAMFRRKAFLHWYTGEGMDEMEFTEAESNMNDLVSEYQQYQDATAEEEGEFEEEAEEDA